The segment GAGTGGTGAATGTGCACAAACAATTGGGCTGGAAAACACTCAGCAACGAGCATGTGGTATTGGAAAAAGATGGGGAACAGATAGCCATCCTTGGCGTTGACAACACAAGTGCAAAAGCCAACTTTCCTTCTTTTGGCAAGTTGAATGAAACACATGCGGCCGCAAAGGATATCCCGTTTAAAATACTCATGAGCCACGATCCTTCGCATTGGAATGCAGAAGTAACATCAGAGTTTAAAGATATTGCCCTTACATTGGCGGGCCACACACATGGTATGCAGTTTGGCGTGGAAATCCCCGGTTTCCGCTGGAGCCCCGTGAAATATGTGTATAAGCAATGGGCCGGTTTGTATGAAGAAGCTCAGCAGAAACTCTACGTTAACCGGGGCTTTGGTTTCATAGGGTATCCTGGCAGGGTGGGTATTTTGCCGGAGATCACATTGATAGAGCTTAGCTGATTTTTTAGCTCCATTAAACTATATTGCAGCAGGTTGGTCTATGGTTTGCAACCAACCGCCCTATCCCTTTATGCTGAAACCGCTTATTCTGTTTCTGACGATCTGTTCTAGTTGGTTTTCTGTAAATGCGCAGGAAACAAAAACTGATTCTACCTCGATCAATGTCGACTCTCTTGAACGGGAGATCGATGCATTTCTCGATCTCTATGATTCGCTGAAAGCCCCACGTAGTTATTTGCTTTTATCACTCGGTGTGGGCAATACGCAATTCAGCGTGCGTAACGTAGCGTTGAATGCGCAGCAATCAGTAGCCAATCTCAGCATTACCCCAACGATCGGGTATTATCATAAAAGCGGCTTTGGCATTACATACAATAATTACTTACTTGTAGAAAAGGGTAAAACAGAATTGCTGCAACATGCAGTTACAGGTTCTTACGATTACCTGAAAGGTGAACATGCTTCGTTCGGTATATCCTACACGAGATTTTTCGGGAAGAAAGAATTTGTGAATGCATCATCGCCTTACGATAATGATGTGCTGGCTTATGTACAGTTCGGTAAAAATAAATTGCAAGGTGGAGCCATGCTTGGTTTTTCGGGTGGCCGTTACCGTGAAACATTGCAATACCTCGATTCGCAGCAGATAAGGATGCCATTAACAAACCAACTGGTAACACAATACTATTATGTAAGTGATACATCTGATGTACTCATCAGGGATCTGTCCTTTATTCCTTATGTGCGTTATAACCTCGTGCTTGATGGCATTGGGAAGAAAGATTACTTTAATCTTCAGCCAACATTAATGGTCATTGGCTCACGAAGTAATGTAACCATTGATTCAAAAGGAAGTATTCGTCAGCGGCGCTTACTCGACCGTAGCCGTAATTATTCAGAAACATACTCTCAGAAAAGTGCATTCCAGTTTCAATCGGTAGGGTTACAGTTAGATGCTACCTGGTATATCGGTAAATTCTTTCTGAACCCGCAAGTGTATTTTGATTATTACCTGTTAAGTGGTGAAAATAAATGGAGCGCCTTGTATAGTGTACAAACAGGGTTTATGTTTTAAAAAAGTTTGGCACGGTTCTTCTTAACATATTTTTACAGCGTTAAAAAAATGATTGGCACTTAATTAGCCGTTATTAGAACAACTAAAATCAAATCGAATGAAAAAGTCTCTTGTTATCCTTCTTGTCGCAATTACCGCATCAGCAACTTCGTTTGCACAGTTCCGTATTGGCCCAAAGCTTGGTGCTAATATTGGTAAGATCGAGGGTAAAGGATTTGATGAACAATACAAACTCGGTTATCATCTTGGTGCATTTGCTGAAATTCCATTGGGAAAGAAATTTGCGTTGCAACCGGAGGTGTTATGGAACCAGATCAATTCTGATACAGTTTCTGGTTTCAAAGCTATTTATACTGAGTTAGGTAATCAGGATTTAAAAAATCCTCAATTGAATTATCTAAGTATTCCATTGTTGCTCACCTACAAGCCAGCGAAAGTATTGTCACTGCAGGCAGGCCCGCAGTTTGGCATTTTGTTGAATAAGGATAAAACAATAATTCAGAATGGTGGCGAAGCTTTCAAGAATGGAGATTTCTCCTTATTGCTTGGTGCACAGTTGAACATTCTGCGTATAAGAGTATATGGCCGTTATGCCATCGGGTTAAATAACATCAATGATATTGATGATCAGGAAAAATGGAAAACAACCGGTTTCCAGGTAGGTATTGGTCTGGCTCTTTAAAACTTACATTCACTATAAAGCAAAGGTTCTCCGGATTCCGGAGAGCCTTTTTTGTTTGCGGCCATCCATCAACTTTTTATCTTCTTAACAGGGTTGTTTCATTCAATCTTTTATATTTACGCACTTAAAACTAAATCTATGCAACGCAAAGGATCACACCTGTTCTTTCTTTCCTTCCTGTTATTTGTTTTTTCTGCAACTACTGCACAGCAGCTAACGGACAAAATTCCGTTTGATGCAAAAGTGAAAACCGGTAAACTCGAAAACGGGCTTACATATTTTATTCGTCCCAATCAGAAACCTGAAAAAAGGGTGGAGCTGCGTTTAGTGGTGAATGCAGGTGCAATTAATGAAGATGAAGATCAGTTGGGGCTTGCTCACATGACCGAGCACATGGCCTTCAACGGCACAAAGAATTTCAAGAAGAATGATATCGTTTCTTATTTACAGGAAATTGGTGTTGGCTTTGGGAACGATCTCAATGCCTATACCAGTTTTGATGAAACAGTGTACATTCTCCCTATACCAATTGATAAACCCGGCAATCTTGAAAAAGGTTTTCAGATCATTGAAGACTGGGCACACAATGTATCGAACCTGAATGACGATATTGATGGCGAACGTGCAGTTATTCTTGAAGAAAGCCGTTTAGGTAAAGGTGCCGAAGAACGTATGTTCCGAAAAATACTACCTGCATTGTTTGCAGGTTCTTTGTATGCCGATCGTTTGCCGATTGGTAAAGACAGCATCATCAAAAACTTTAAGTATGATGCCATCCGTCGTTTTTATAAAGACTGGTATCGTCCTGATCTCATGGCGGTAGTTGTAGTTGGTGATATTACTGTTGAGAAAGCAGAAGAACTCATCCGTAAACATTTTGCAGGTATAAAAAATCCAGCAACTCCCCGTGAACGCAAGTATGCTGAAGTAAAACCATATGCATCAAACGAAGTAATGATCCTTGCAGATAAAGAAGCTTCATCAAGCGAAGTTGCCATCAACTATCCTGTGTTTAAGTATGAAGCAATGAATACGGTTGCTGATTACCGTAACAGCATCATCCGCAGTTTATTTCTGCGCATGTTCAATCAACGTTTACAGGAGTTAACACAAAAAGAAAATCCGCCCTTCAACTTCGGTGGTGGTGGTTTTGGTTCTTATGCACGTGGCTATGATGCATTTTCTGTATATGCAGGTGTTGGTACGGGCGATGTAAAGAAAGCAACACAGGCTTTGCTGGAAGAAGTGGAGCGTGTAAAACGTTTTGGTTTTACAGCAACAGAACTGGAACGTAGTAAGAAAACAACACTCAGTAATTACGAACGTACTTATAACAACAGAGATAAAACAGAAAGCGCCAATTATGTTGATGAGTATGTGAACTACTTTTTGAAAAAAGATCCTACCCCGGGTATTGAATACGAATTTGAGAAAGTAAAAGAATTATTGCCCGGCATTACAATTGAAGAAGTAAATGCATTGGTGAATAAATACATCAAAGGAGTTGACAACCGTTTCACCTACATCACACAGCCCGAGCCCAAAGCGGGAGAGAAGTTGCCAACTGAAGAAGAAATACTCGCCTTTTTTCCTGCTGTAGAAAAAGCAGATGTAAAACCTTATGAAGATAAAGCAGTGGCTTCTTCATTGGTAGAAAACAAACCTAAAGCAGGAAAAGTAGCCGCAACTAAAAAAGATGCAAAGCTTGGTACAACTGAATTAACATTGAGCAATGGCATTAAAGTAACACTGAAATCAACTGATTTTAAAGCTGACCAGATCTTGATGTCATCCGTTCGTCCAGGTGGAAAAAATAATTATAGTGCTGCTGATAAGTATAACGCAGAATATGCCGTAGCTGTAGTACAGGCAATGGGTGTTGGTGCGTTTTCACCTGTTGATCTCCGTAAAGTAATGGCCGGGAAAACAGTGCAGGTGAATCCTTATATCAACTCATCGAGTGAAGGCGTACGGGGAAGTTCTACCGTAAAAGATATTGAAACATTGTTTCAGCTTACATGGTTAACGTTTACCAGTCCACGCATGGATACATCGTTGTTTAAATCGTATGTTCAACGCAACAAATCGCAATATGCAATGATGGGTGCAAATCCGCAGTTCGCATTTATTGACACGTTTTATAGTGTGTTGTATAATAATGATCCGCTTGCTCCCATTGCATTGCCAAAGTCTGAAAACTTTTCAAAGATCGATCTGAAACGTGCTGCTGAAATTTATAAAGAACGCTTCAGCGATGCAGGCAGCATGGAGTTTGTATTTGTGGGGAGCTTTAAAGAAGAAGAGATCATTCCATTGATCGAACAATATATTGGCAGTTTGCCAACTACTTCTAAGAAGTTTGCAGCAGTGGATAATAAAGTGCGTCCGGTAAAAGGAAAGAAAGAAATCATGGTGAAGAAAGGGAAAGATGAGCGTAGTCTTATTCTGCAACTTCATTCAGGTGAAGTGCCTTACAGCCAGGATCTGGAGTTGAAAGCTGAGGCTGCGACAGAAGTGCTCAACATCCGTATAATTGAAGAATTGCGTGAAAAGATCGGTGGTATTTATGGTGGGGGTATTTTTGGTTCCTTGGAAAGCGAGCCGTATGATAACTACACATTTGCTGTACAGTTGCCTTGCGGTCCTGAGAAGGCAGATACACTACTCAAAGCAATAAATAAAGAGATAAAAGAAATTGCAACAAAAGGTCCGTCACAGAAAAATCTGGATAAAGTAAAACAGCAATGGCGTGAGCAGCATAAGATCGATCTCAAAGAAAACGAAGATTGGCTCAGCGCAATTACTGAAAGTAAATTCCCAGGTAATAACATTGACTATTTTGTGAACTATGAAAAGTATGTTGATAAACTTACGGCGAAAGATGTGCAGATGGCTGCAGCTAAATTATTGAATGGGCCGAACGTATTCACTGCTATCCAAATGCCGGAGAATTATGTAGCAGGCGAAGAAAAGAAAACAGGCGAGCGTGATAACAATGTGATCCAGACCATTGAAATTGATAAGCCGGAGATCAAAATTGAATTGTTTGACAATGGTGAAATTGATGGCGACAGTATAACGGTTTATTTCAACAGCTATCCTGTACTCAGCAAAAAACAATTGACCGATAAAGTAACTGTGCTGAATGTAAAGGCATTAAAAGGCAGAAAGAACAATTTGGTGATGTTTGCAGAGAACCTTGGTAAAACCCCGCCTAATACAGCTTTAATGCGTATTACAGCAGGCGGCAAGGTTTATAATGTTACTGTAGAGAGTGATAAGAAGAAGAATGGAACGATTGTGTTTAAGTGGAAGGAATGATGAGTGATCAATGATGAGTGATCAGTAATGAATGATGAGTAGTGAGCGTGTTTATACCCTCCCTGGAGAGCTTGCTCCGCTTTACGGAGGGTAGCAACATGTAAAACTTATAGCGTGACTGAAAGGGGTGGGTAAATAAAGAGAGCCGATGCATTTTGCATCGGCTCTCTTTATTTAAAATCGCATCTCAACTCAGAACTATTTAAATCACCTCCACATTCCGTTCAACAAACGCTGTAAGCTCAGCACCTTTCAACAATCCCTGTGCAAGCAATGCAAGATCAAATACCTGCTTGGCAATAGTGGTTTGTTGTGCTTCATCTGCACTCAACAGTTTGTTGATGAGTTTGTGATTGGCATTGATTGATACATTATACGTATCAGGCATGTTGCCATAAAAGCCCATCATACCGCCACCACCAAGCTTACTCATATCTTTCATGCGGCGCATCCATTCTTCCATGGTAATGGTTACGGGCATTGCTTCAGCAGGCAAACTTTCCAACTCCACTTTCATGTGTGCATTGTTGATGGCTTTCTCAAACACAGCTTTCACTTTGTTGCGTTCTTCTTCAGAAAGCTGGTGTTGTGGTGCATCTTCTTTTACAATGAGTTTATCCGGCACATCTGCATCAACACGCTTCATACTTGTTTTGTCCAGCTTCATTTCCAGGTGCTGAATAAAGTGCGTATCAATTGGTGAGTTCATCAACAACACATCATAATTCTTTTTCTGTGCAGCCTGCACAAAACTATGTTGGTGCTCAGCATCTATGGTGTAGAGATAAACAAGTTTGCCTTCTTTATCGGTCTGGAAATCTTTTACTTTAGCAGCGTATTCTTCTAATGTATAATGCTCATTGTTGGTGTTGGTGAGTAACAAAAAGTCTTTTGCTTTTTCATAAAACTTCTCATCAGAGATAGCACCGTACTTCACAAACAAACCTATGTCGTTCCATTTCGCTTCATAACCTTTGCGGTCTTTCTTAAAGAGTTCGCTTAACTTATCAGCCACTTTACGACTGATATAGCTGTTGATCTTCTTTACATTGCTGTCGGCCTGCAGGAAAGAACGGCTTACGTTCAATGGAATATCCGGCGAATCAATAACACCGTGCAGCAACAATAAAAATTCTGGAACAATATCTTTTACTTCATCGGTAATAAATACCTGGCGACTGAACAATTTGATCTTGTTTTTCTGTACTTCAAAATCATTTTTCAGTTTAGGGAAATACAATACACCCGTAAGATTAAATGGATAATCAACATTCAAATGGATCCAGAATAATGGTTCTTCACTGAAGGGATATAATTCACGATAGAAATCGAGATAGTCTTCATCTTTCAGATCACTTGGCGCTTTGGTCCAGATAGGTGCGGTGTTGTTGATGATATTATCAACAGTAACAGATTTATATTTTGTTTTGCCTTCTTCATCTTTTCCATCTTCAACGCTTTCTTCTTTTGTGCCAAACTGTACAGGCACAGGTAAGAATTTTGCATACTTATCGAGAATGCTGCTAATACGGTGTTCTTCTAAAAACTCTTCTGATTCACTGTTGATATAAAGAATAATATCGGTACCACGTTCTGTACGGTTACCATCTGTAATTTCAAACTCAGTGCTTCCGTCACATTCCCAACGGGCAGGAGCTGCTCCATCCTGGTAAGAAAGCGTTTGTATCTCTACTTTCTCAGCCACCATAAATGCCGAATAAAAACCCAACCCAAAGCGACCGATAATTTCATTGGCATCTTTCGCTTCTTTGAATTTCTCCATGAACTCTGTAGCGCCGGAGAAAGCCACCTGGTTAATGTATTTCTTGATCTCATCCGCCGTCATACCAATGCCATTATCAGAAATGGTAAGGGTTTTTGCCGCAGGGTCAACTGACACACTTACTTTCAACTCGCCTGTTTCTTTGCTGTAATGACCGAGGGTTGCCAAACGCTTCATTTTTTGCGTTGCATCAACGGCATTACTCACTAATTCACGCAGGAAGATCTCATGATCGGAGTACAAAAACTTTTTAATAATGGGGAAGATATTCTCCGTGTTAATGGAAATGGTTCCTTTTTCCTGTATCATACTGGTTTGTTTTTTAGCTATATGTTTCGAATGAAACTCCTTGCTCAATTGCTGTTCCAATTGCAGTTTATTTGCCACATTGACAGCAAATTAGGCTCATCATAACTCCGGGAAATCATTTCTGGCACTGACTTTGAACCTATTGATACGTAAAAAGGATTATTATGAAAAAGATGATTGTATTAGTTCTGTTGATTGGGGGATTCATGTTTGCTCAAAAAGCAGATGCACAAATCAACATCAATTTAGGATTACAGCCCGCATGGGGGCCTGCCGGCTACCAGCATGTCGATTATTATTACCTGCCGGATATTGAGACGTACTATTATGTGCCAAGCAAACAATTCATATACCTGAATAATGGTAAATGGATCTATTCCGCAGGATTGCCATCCCGTTACCGTACTTACAATCTTTACAATGGCTATAAGGTAGTGGTAAATGAGCCAAAGCCTTATTTACGTCATGCTGCTTACAAAGTAAAATATGCCAAGTACAAGGGTGCAAGTGGAAAGCAAAAAGCTATTAAGTACAGCAATGGCAATAACGGTGGATCAAAAAAAGCAGTGCTGGTAAAAGGAAATAACGGCGGTAAATCAAAAGGGGAAAATAAGAACTTATAGTTTTACAGGTGGTCAGAAGTGGTGGTTTAAAAGCCCTGCGCATTTGCGGAGGGCTTTTTTAATAAGGCTGTTGTAAGTTTGAATGATCATTAATGCTTCTACATGAACAGTACTGAAACTGGAAAATGGATCATTCTTGCAGGTTTACTTATAGTAGTGATCGGCATTATCATTTATTTCTTTCATGATAAGTTGGGGTGGATAGGCCGCCTGCCGGGTGATATCCGTATTGAGCGGGAGAACTTCCGCTTCTATTTTCCTTTTACAACCATGTTATTGCTGAGTACAGTGGTGAGTTTATTGATCCGCTTCATCAAACGATTTCTCCTATGAATTCTTCATTGAAAAACATACTGCTGCAATGTGGTTTTGATGATGTACAAATGCAAACCGTAGCAGGTGGCGACATTAACCGTGCTTACAAAATATTTACAGGAAACACATCTTTTTTTCTCAAAGTAAATGATGCAGCTGCTTATCCATTGATGTTTCAACGGGAGGCAGACGGACTTGAAGCGCTTAAGAAATACAGTCATTGTATAATACCAAACGTAGTAAAAACCGGTGTTGCAGATGATCAGCAATACCTGTTGCTCCAATGGATCGAACGTGCTGCACCAGCAAAAGATTACTATTCTTCATTGGGAAAATCGCTTGCTGAAATGCATTTGCAGCCACAAACACAATGTGGTTGGCAGGTAGATAATTACATGGGCAGCTTGCCGCAGCATAATATGTTTACAGATGATTGGTGCAGTTTTTATGCAATGCATCGTATTGCTCCATTGGTAAAAGTATTGACAGACGCCGGACGGTTTGGTAGCAAACAGCAACAGCAGGCAGAGCGTTTATATAGGAAGCTTTCTCAATATTTTCCCAATGAAAAACCCGCTTTTCTCCATGGCGACCTCTGGGGAGGCAACCATTTTCCCAATGAAAACGGGCTTCCTGTGTTAATTGACCCTGCTGTTTACTGTGGTCACAGAGAGATGGATATTGGAATGACGGCTTTGTTTGGTGGATTCGATCATAGTTTTTATGAAGCTTACCAGTATCACTATCCGCTTGAAAGTGGCTGGCAGCAAAGGTTACAGCTCACACAGCTTTATCCTGTATTGGTACATGCTGTATTGTTTGGTGGTCATTATACGGCACAGGCATCATCTATTTTAGAGCTGTTTGCTGCTTAAAAAACAACATTTAAAAATTGCGATTTCCCCAATGAAAATGCATCTTATTCACATTGTGTACATCATGTGTGTATAATCCTTGTTGGGTAATAGAATTTATCCTAAATTCATTCCGTTAACAATTACTATTATCCATTTTAAATTCTAAAACTTAAAACAAATGGCAACAAAAAAAGCAAAAAAAGCCGCTCCTAAGAAAGCCGCTAAGAAAGCTGTAAAGAAGGCTGCACCTAAGAAAGCTGCAAAAAAAGCTGCTCCTAAAAAAGCTGTAAAAAAGGCCGCTCCTAAGAAAGCTGCTAAGAAAGCTG is part of the Lacibacter sediminis genome and harbors:
- a CDS encoding M16 family metallopeptidase, translated to MQRKGSHLFFLSFLLFVFSATTAQQLTDKIPFDAKVKTGKLENGLTYFIRPNQKPEKRVELRLVVNAGAINEDEDQLGLAHMTEHMAFNGTKNFKKNDIVSYLQEIGVGFGNDLNAYTSFDETVYILPIPIDKPGNLEKGFQIIEDWAHNVSNLNDDIDGERAVILEESRLGKGAEERMFRKILPALFAGSLYADRLPIGKDSIIKNFKYDAIRRFYKDWYRPDLMAVVVVGDITVEKAEELIRKHFAGIKNPATPRERKYAEVKPYASNEVMILADKEASSSEVAINYPVFKYEAMNTVADYRNSIIRSLFLRMFNQRLQELTQKENPPFNFGGGGFGSYARGYDAFSVYAGVGTGDVKKATQALLEEVERVKRFGFTATELERSKKTTLSNYERTYNNRDKTESANYVDEYVNYFLKKDPTPGIEYEFEKVKELLPGITIEEVNALVNKYIKGVDNRFTYITQPEPKAGEKLPTEEEILAFFPAVEKADVKPYEDKAVASSLVENKPKAGKVAATKKDAKLGTTELTLSNGIKVTLKSTDFKADQILMSSVRPGGKNNYSAADKYNAEYAVAVVQAMGVGAFSPVDLRKVMAGKTVQVNPYINSSSEGVRGSSTVKDIETLFQLTWLTFTSPRMDTSLFKSYVQRNKSQYAMMGANPQFAFIDTFYSVLYNNDPLAPIALPKSENFSKIDLKRAAEIYKERFSDAGSMEFVFVGSFKEEEIIPLIEQYIGSLPTTSKKFAAVDNKVRPVKGKKEIMVKKGKDERSLILQLHSGEVPYSQDLELKAEAATEVLNIRIIEELREKIGGIYGGGIFGSLESEPYDNYTFAVQLPCGPEKADTLLKAINKEIKEIATKGPSQKNLDKVKQQWREQHKIDLKENEDWLSAITESKFPGNNIDYFVNYEKYVDKLTAKDVQMAAAKLLNGPNVFTAIQMPENYVAGEEKKTGERDNNVIQTIEIDKPEIKIELFDNGEIDGDSITVYFNSYPVLSKKQLTDKVTVLNVKALKGRKNNLVMFAENLGKTPPNTALMRITAGGKVYNVTVESDKKKNGTIVFKWKE
- the htpG gene encoding molecular chaperone HtpG encodes the protein MIQEKGTISINTENIFPIIKKFLYSDHEIFLRELVSNAVDATQKMKRLATLGHYSKETGELKVSVSVDPAAKTLTISDNGIGMTADEIKKYINQVAFSGATEFMEKFKEAKDANEIIGRFGLGFYSAFMVAEKVEIQTLSYQDGAAPARWECDGSTEFEITDGNRTERGTDIILYINSESEEFLEEHRISSILDKYAKFLPVPVQFGTKEESVEDGKDEEGKTKYKSVTVDNIINNTAPIWTKAPSDLKDEDYLDFYRELYPFSEEPLFWIHLNVDYPFNLTGVLYFPKLKNDFEVQKNKIKLFSRQVFITDEVKDIVPEFLLLLHGVIDSPDIPLNVSRSFLQADSNVKKINSYISRKVADKLSELFKKDRKGYEAKWNDIGLFVKYGAISDEKFYEKAKDFLLLTNTNNEHYTLEEYAAKVKDFQTDKEGKLVYLYTIDAEHQHSFVQAAQKKNYDVLLMNSPIDTHFIQHLEMKLDKTSMKRVDADVPDKLIVKEDAPQHQLSEEERNKVKAVFEKAINNAHMKVELESLPAEAMPVTITMEEWMRRMKDMSKLGGGGMMGFYGNMPDTYNVSINANHKLINKLLSADEAQQTTIAKQVFDLALLAQGLLKGAELTAFVERNVEVI
- a CDS encoding porin family protein, encoding MKKSLVILLVAITASATSFAQFRIGPKLGANIGKIEGKGFDEQYKLGYHLGAFAEIPLGKKFALQPEVLWNQINSDTVSGFKAIYTELGNQDLKNPQLNYLSIPLLLTYKPAKVLSLQAGPQFGILLNKDKTIIQNGGEAFKNGDFSLLLGAQLNILRIRVYGRYAIGLNNINDIDDQEKWKTTGFQVGIGLAL
- a CDS encoding DUF2905 domain-containing protein, which produces MNSTETGKWIILAGLLIVVIGIIIYFFHDKLGWIGRLPGDIRIERENFRFYFPFTTMLLLSTVVSLLIRFIKRFLL
- a CDS encoding fructosamine kinase family protein, encoding MNSSLKNILLQCGFDDVQMQTVAGGDINRAYKIFTGNTSFFLKVNDAAAYPLMFQREADGLEALKKYSHCIIPNVVKTGVADDQQYLLLQWIERAAPAKDYYSSLGKSLAEMHLQPQTQCGWQVDNYMGSLPQHNMFTDDWCSFYAMHRIAPLVKVLTDAGRFGSKQQQQAERLYRKLSQYFPNEKPAFLHGDLWGGNHFPNENGLPVLIDPAVYCGHREMDIGMTALFGGFDHSFYEAYQYHYPLESGWQQRLQLTQLYPVLVHAVLFGGHYTAQASSILELFAA